A section of the Procambarus clarkii isolate CNS0578487 chromosome 68, FALCON_Pclarkii_2.0, whole genome shotgun sequence genome encodes:
- the LOC123774712 gene encoding uncharacterized protein isoform X2: protein MAIDASGVWPTQSARRGALATYKFRVREERKRVIRLSNEKYRTIDDHESGLRRFVLIKNTLRRLQREAREEKLARHRAGSTNVSPSYLSASRPRSPSPPCDMQVSDVMSVYGQPAPTPLSALDEDDPAPPAKKPKLFLDDDKENSRKTCETRLQCEIDQKEDSRLVVDDTQEILRDLYETFTTDSLTQPRPGTPTPPRPDTPYSSPYSCTLPTSTSPSSTASNATTTTTTIVSSNTTTANYSSSGNSGSSYYDWSRPQQQQYACGHASLLGNDLQSVVFHSLIASLES from the exons ATGGCCATCGACGCCAGCGGTGTGTGGCCGACGCAGAGTGCTCGACGCGGGGCCCTCGCCACCTACAAGTTCCGTGTGCGTGAGGAACGCAAGCGGGTGATTCGCCTCTCCAACGAAAAATATCGCACCATTGATGACCACGAAAGCGGCCTTCGTAGATTCGTACTCATCAA gAACACGTTGAGACGACTTCAGCGTGAGGCTAGAGAGGAGAAGCTGGCGCGACACCGCGCTGGCAGCACCAATGTGTCTCCTTCCTACTTGTCTGCCTCGCGACCCCGATCTCCTTCCCCTCCGTGCGACATGCAGGTCTCAGACGTAATGAGTGTGTACGGCCAACCCGCCCCCACGCCCCTCTCCGCTCTGGACGAGGATGACCCAGCGCCCCCGGCCAAGAAGCCGAAGCTTTTCCTTGATGATGACAAAGAGAACTCTAGGAAGACTTGTGAAACAAGGTTGCAGTGCGAGATTGACCAGAAGGAGGACAGTCGTTTAGTTGTGGACGATACGCAAGAAATTTTACGAGACTTGTACGAAACGTTCACAACAGACTCTTTGACGCAGCCCCGTCCTGGTACACCCACGCCGCCCCGCCCAGACACGCCTTACTCGTCTCCCTATTCTTGCACCTTACCTACGTCCACCTCGCCTTCCTCTACTGCCAGTaatgccaccaccacaaccaccaccatcgtgagtagcaacaccaccaccgcgaACTATAGCAGCAGTGGGAACTCTGGGAGTAGCTATTATGATTGGTCCAGgccacagcagcaacagtacgCCTGTGGTCATGCCTCGCTCTTGGGGAATGATCTTCAGTCTGTAGTTTTTCATAGCCTAATTGCCTCCTTGGAGTCGTAA
- the LOC123774712 gene encoding uncharacterized protein isoform X1, producing the protein MVTLRYRGGSASMAIDASGVWPTQSARRGALATYKFRVREERKRVIRLSNEKYRTIDDHESGLRRFVLIKNTLRRLQREAREEKLARHRAGSTNVSPSYLSASRPRSPSPPCDMQVSDVMSVYGQPAPTPLSALDEDDPAPPAKKPKLFLDDDKENSRKTCETRLQCEIDQKEDSRLVVDDTQEILRDLYETFTTDSLTQPRPGTPTPPRPDTPYSSPYSCTLPTSTSPSSTASNATTTTTTIVSSNTTTANYSSSGNSGSSYYDWSRPQQQQYACGHASLLGNDLQSVVFHSLIASLES; encoded by the exons ATGGTGACATTGAGATACAGAG GTGGTAGTGCGAGTATGGCCATCGACGCCAGCGGTGTGTGGCCGACGCAGAGTGCTCGACGCGGGGCCCTCGCCACCTACAAGTTCCGTGTGCGTGAGGAACGCAAGCGGGTGATTCGCCTCTCCAACGAAAAATATCGCACCATTGATGACCACGAAAGCGGCCTTCGTAGATTCGTACTCATCAA gAACACGTTGAGACGACTTCAGCGTGAGGCTAGAGAGGAGAAGCTGGCGCGACACCGCGCTGGCAGCACCAATGTGTCTCCTTCCTACTTGTCTGCCTCGCGACCCCGATCTCCTTCCCCTCCGTGCGACATGCAGGTCTCAGACGTAATGAGTGTGTACGGCCAACCCGCCCCCACGCCCCTCTCCGCTCTGGACGAGGATGACCCAGCGCCCCCGGCCAAGAAGCCGAAGCTTTTCCTTGATGATGACAAAGAGAACTCTAGGAAGACTTGTGAAACAAGGTTGCAGTGCGAGATTGACCAGAAGGAGGACAGTCGTTTAGTTGTGGACGATACGCAAGAAATTTTACGAGACTTGTACGAAACGTTCACAACAGACTCTTTGACGCAGCCCCGTCCTGGTACACCCACGCCGCCCCGCCCAGACACGCCTTACTCGTCTCCCTATTCTTGCACCTTACCTACGTCCACCTCGCCTTCCTCTACTGCCAGTaatgccaccaccacaaccaccaccatcgtgagtagcaacaccaccaccgcgaACTATAGCAGCAGTGGGAACTCTGGGAGTAGCTATTATGATTGGTCCAGgccacagcagcaacagtacgCCTGTGGTCATGCCTCGCTCTTGGGGAATGATCTTCAGTCTGTAGTTTTTCATAGCCTAATTGCCTCCTTGGAGTCGTAA